The Phoenix dactylifera cultivar Barhee BC4 chromosome 9, palm_55x_up_171113_PBpolish2nd_filt_p, whole genome shotgun sequence genome window below encodes:
- the LOC103700822 gene encoding probable inactive linolenate hydroperoxide lyase, translated as MLSAISMMMRPSCASTATSSLPARPIPGSYGLPLIGPLKDRLDYFWFQGPETFFRSRMATHKSTVFRTNMPPTFPFFVGVDSRVVALLDCSSFSALFDPSLVDKRNVLVGDYMPSLDFTGNTRVVVYLDPSEPGHSPVKSFCLDLLKSSAKVWVSEFLRNLDLMLASIESDVAKNGSAGFVIPLQKCIFSFLCISLIGADPSASPDVGELGFAMLDKWLALQLLPTTKVGVIPQPLEELLLHSFPFPFFLVSGAYRKLYEFVEKGGQEVIERAEKDYGLKKDEAIHNILFVLGFNAFGGFSVFLPSLITTVGRDKTGLQGKLREEVRRVMQSRGESVLSFEAAREMELVRSTVYEVLRLNPPVPLQYGRARAGFELKSHECSYRVEKGELLCGYQPLAMRDPVVFDRPEDFVPDRFLGSAGKELLNYLFWSNGPQTGTPTPANKQCAAKDYVVETACLLVAEIVNRYDEFVCDESVNVTKLVKKE; from the coding sequence ATGCTGAGCGCCATATCGATGATGATGCGGCCGTCATGCGCCTCCACCGCCACAAGCTCTCTCCCCGCCCGCCCCATTCCGGGCAGCTACGGCCTTCCCTTAATTGGCCCCCTCAAAGATCGCCTCGACTACTTCTGGTTCCAAGGCCCCGAGACCTTCTTCCGGAGCCGCATGGCCACACACAAGAGCACCGTCTTCCGCACCAACATGCCGCCGACCTTCCCCTTCTTCGTCGGCGTCGACTCCCGCGTCGTCGCCCTCCTCGACTGCTCCTCCTTCTCCGCCCTCTTCGACCCCTCCCTCGTCGACAAGCGCAACGTCCTCGTCGGTGACTACATGCCCAGCCTCGACTTCACCGGCAACACCCGCGTGGTCGTCTACCTCGACCCCTCCGAGCCCGGCCACTCCCCCGTCAAGAGCTTCTGCCTCGACCTCCTCAAGTCCAGCGCCAAAGTCTGGGTCTCCGAGTTCCTCCGCAACCTGGACCTCATGCTCGCCTCCATCGAATCCGACGTCGCCAAGAACGGCTCCGCCGGCTTCGTCATCCCCTTGCAGAAATgcatcttttctttcctttgcaTCAGTCTCATCGGCGCCGACCCGTCGGCTTCTCCGGACGTCGGTGAGCTAGGCTTCGCCATGCTCGACAAGTGGCTTGCTCTCCAGCTTCTTCCCACCACCAAGGTTGGGGTCATCCCTCAGCCTCTAGAGGAGCTCCTTCTGCACTCATTCCCTTTCCCCTTCTTCCTCGTCAGTGGCGCCTACCGGAAGCTCTACGAGTTCGTGGAGAAGGGCGGCCAAGAAGTGATCGAGAGAGCGGAGAAAGACTACGGGCTCAAAAAAGATGAGGCCATCCACAATATCCTATTCGTCCTCGGATTCAACGCCTTCGGCGGCTTCTCCGTCTTCCTGCCCTCGCTCATAACCACTGTGGGGAGGGATAAGACGGGACTGCAAGGGAAGCTCAGAGAGGAGGTGCGGAGAGTGATGCAGAGCAGAGGGGAGAGCGTGCTGAGCTTCGAGGCGGCCCGGGAGATGGAGCTGGTCCGGTCTACGGTCTACGAGGTGCTCCGGCTGAACCCGCCGGTCCCGCTCCAGTACGGGCGGGCGCGGGCCGGGTTCGAGCTAAAATCCCACGAGTGCTCGTACCGGGTGGAGAAGGGGGAGCTGCTCTGCGGCTACCAGCCGCTGGCGATGCGGGACCCGGTGGTGTTCGACCGGCCGGAGGATTTCGTGCCGGACCGGTTCCTGGGGAGCGCCGGGAAAGAGCTGCTCAATTATTTGTTCTGGTCCAATGGGCCCCAGACGGGCACGCCAACGCCGGCCAACAAGCAATGCGCGGCCAAGGACTACGTGGTGGAAACGGCGTGCCTCCTCGTGGCCGAGATTGTTAACCGCTACGATGAGTTTGTCTGCGACGAGTCCGTCAACGTTACCAAGCTGGTCAAAAAAGAGTAG